GACGAAGTAAGCAATGTCTTTGATATCACAAACTTTGTTGCTTAAAATGAAAACCATGTGTATTATACATTTGCTATTATGCTTTAAATCAATATGCTTTGAATATTCAATAATGCTGATAAAAAGGCTAAATGACTACGGTATGTACTGAATACATTATCCCAAATATATCCGTTATGTTCTATATGTTGTTTAgttctgtagctcagttggtagagcataaTGTTAGCAACCCAAAGGTCAGGGGTTCGACCCCCAGATAAATCCACACacagataaaatgtatagattgtAGTCGTTTTGGCCAAACATGGTTTACAAAGCCATAAATGTTACTGTTATAATCAATGATTCAGTCAAACATAACAAAACAGTTTATATTACACTTATATAGGGTGATGTTCACTTCTAAGCTGCTGACCCTGGTGCTGGTGGTGCAGCCCGGCCGGGTTTTACTGGGCATGAAGAAAAGAGGGTTTGGAGCGGGCAAATGGAACGGGTTTGGAGGAAAAGTCCAAACAGGAGAGACAATAGAGCAAGCTGCAAGAAGGTAGGTCTAAAATTGAATAAAAACGCATTCTTCTGCAACAATTCTATATATAAAGTCAGATGTAGATTGATGTATGTAGACATATAATTTTAGGATTTGCTttaaactttgttgttattcCCCATTTGTATTCCTTAAAGCTACAAATCATCCCAAATTCAATTTAAACCATGTAATGTCAGGAATGTTGATATTATTTACTTGTCTGTAGAACTTGGTCAGCAATTTGTCATGTTCAATCTTCCCTGCTTTTATTGGTTTTCATCTGAAACAAAATCCCATTTTATTTGTCAGGGAACTGCTGGAGGAAAGTGGCCTCACTGTTGACACCCTCCACAAGATTGGAAATATCAAATTTGAGTTTATTGGAGAAACAGAACTCATGGATGTTCACATTTTCAGAGCTGACAGCTATAAAGGAGAGCCAACAGAATCAGACGGTAATAGAGCTCCACATTTCTGATCCAGTTTGCCAGACACACACCACAACCTCATAATGCGCCACTGaatctgtttgttttctttttcagaGATGAGACCTCAGTGGTTCGACATTGATAAAATACCTTTCAGTCAGATGTGGGCAGATGACATCCTGTGGTTTCCGTTAATGCTTCAGAAACAGAAGTTTTTAGGATATTTTAAATTCCAGGGTCATGATGTGATAGTGGAGCATAAGCTAGAGGAAGTGGAGAACTTGTGATTGGATTTTACTTTGTTAATGGATTTTGTCACTGTATCAGTGGAAATGATCCAATAGTCTGGTTTTACCCTACTGGGCTGATGCGATTAAATAATATCATGAGATATCCAGTGCTGGGTAGGCTACTTTAAAGGTATAAATATAGAGCATGTTGgtaaactcattttttttaatgtgagaATAATGGTCATCTGTATTTCATTGATGTTTCATTCATATTTTAGTTAAAAGAATGAAATACACACCTGTTATCTGTATTCGTACGTTGTGTAAGGTATTtgatttttcttgtttgttcCTCATTCCTACAACGGTTT
This window of the Misgurnus anguillicaudatus chromosome 19, ASM2758022v2, whole genome shotgun sequence genome carries:
- the nudt1 gene encoding oxidized purine nucleoside triphosphate hydrolase; the protein is MFTSKLLTLVLVVQPGRVLLGMKKRGFGAGKWNGFGGKVQTGETIEQAARRELLEESGLTVDTLHKIGNIKFEFIGETELMDVHIFRADSYKGEPTESDEMRPQWFDIDKIPFSQMWADDILWFPLMLQKQKFLGYFKFQGHDVIVEHKLEEVENL